The proteins below come from a single bacterium genomic window:
- a CDS encoding endonuclease Q family protein: MKFIADFHIHSKYSRATSPQMEIPTLSKYARRKGIALMGTGDWTHPVWLYELKKVLEPVSYGLFKYEDTFFMLTAEVSNLFNRKGKGKKVHNIIFAPSFESVEKINSHLEKYGDLSADGRPMLSLDAKNLVKIILDIDPDCFVVPAHAWTPWFSVFGSNSGFDSVEECFEEETRNIYALETGLSSDPPMNWRLSELDQYTLISNSDSHSPAKIGREANAFDCEINYKEIIDVLKRKDRNKFLFTIEFFPEEGKYHYDGHRLCNLRFTPAQTKAHNGICPSCGKKITVGVVNRVEKLADRPEGFVPENHIPCKHLIPLEEIISKVTKKGVGTAAVENEYLKLTQSRHTEFDILLYLSKEELSQFVSKEILRGILNVREKKVNILPGYDGVYGEIDIPLEEEKEEIVQLSLF; this comes from the coding sequence ATGAAATTTATAGCTGATTTTCATATCCATTCTAAATATTCACGCGCCACAAGCCCACAAATGGAGATACCGACTTTAAGTAAATATGCCAGACGAAAAGGGATAGCCTTAATGGGCACTGGTGATTGGACACACCCTGTCTGGCTATATGAATTAAAAAAGGTATTAGAACCAGTTAGTTATGGGTTATTTAAGTATGAGGATACTTTTTTTATGCTCACCGCGGAGGTGTCTAATCTATTTAATCGGAAAGGTAAAGGGAAGAAGGTTCATAATATTATCTTTGCCCCATCTTTTGAGAGCGTTGAAAAAATAAACAGCCATCTTGAAAAATATGGTGATTTAAGTGCTGATGGCAGACCAATGCTTTCCTTAGATGCAAAAAATTTAGTTAAAATAATCCTTGATATTGACCCAGATTGCTTTGTTGTTCCAGCACATGCCTGGACTCCCTGGTTTTCTGTATTTGGCTCTAATTCTGGATTTGACTCGGTAGAAGAATGTTTTGAAGAAGAAACACGGAATATCTATGCCTTAGAGACCGGCCTTTCATCTGACCCACCAATGAATTGGCGATTATCCGAATTAGACCAATATACACTTATCTCTAATTCTGATAGCCACTCTCCGGCTAAAATAGGTCGAGAGGCAAATGCCTTTGATTGTGAGATAAATTACAAAGAAATAATTGATGTTCTGAAAAGAAAGGATAGAAATAAATTTCTGTTCACCATTGAGTTCTTCCCGGAAGAAGGAAAGTATCATTATGATGGACACAGGTTGTGTAATCTTAGATTTACACCTGCCCAAACGAAGGCACATAATGGTATCTGCCCTTCCTGTGGTAAAAAAATAACGGTTGGTGTCGTCAATCGTGTTGAAAAATTAGCTGATAGACCCGAAGGATTCGTCCCGGAAAATCATATCCCGTGTAAACACCTTATTCCATTAGAAGAAATAATAAGTAAGGTGACTAAAAAAGGCGTTGGCACAGCCGCAGTAGAAAATGAGTATTTGAAACTCACACAATCCCGACATACGGAATTTGATATTCTTCTCTATCTTTCTAAAGAAGAACTAAGTCAATTTGTATCTAAAGAAATTCTTAGAGGCATACTAAATGTGCGAGAAAAAAAGGTGAATATCCTACCCGGCTATGATGGCGTTTATGGTGAAATAGATATACCATTAGAAGAAGAAAAAGAAGAAATAGTTCAATTAAGTCTATTTTAG
- a CDS encoding ATP-binding protein, translated as MNKEYLKNVIIDQQKDILEKIMNTNVISREGADRCERYIRYPNVLLITGLRRAGKSFFASQLVKNKKYAYLNFDDERLIEFNIQDFNLILECFYELYPDFEYLLFDEIQNVGGWELFVSRLRDKYKIIITGSNANLLSKEMATHLTGRYSDFVLFPMSFREYLDYNNVGIISSYSTTERSKITSFFDRYVKESSIFDYYKFGKEFLRNLWASVIVKDITIRYKIKYPSVLEKLSVMLINYFTSKISISNLTRNLKVKSPNTVAEYIRYLENSFLVFTLNKFSYKIKEQLLTFKKIYIMDNGFINAMIFNFSENRGKLLENIVAIELKRRSIRDDFEIFYWDNYYVECDFIIKKGKQVISAYQVCSELNINNKEREISGLTAAMKEFGLKNGTILTESTEDEISINSSKIQVTPVWKWLLSEFSMVSENNSNSEIYADLVSKRDFLQKSKMQNSFIV; from the coding sequence ATGAACAAGGAATACTTGAAGAATGTAATTATTGACCAACAAAAAGACATTCTTGAGAAAATTATGAATACAAATGTTATATCCCGTGAAGGTGCGGATAGATGTGAAAGGTATATAAGATACCCGAATGTCTTGTTAATAACCGGGTTACGAAGAGCGGGTAAGTCATTTTTTGCCAGCCAGCTTGTGAAAAATAAAAAATATGCATATTTAAACTTTGATGATGAAAGATTGATTGAATTTAATATCCAGGATTTTAATCTTATTCTGGAATGTTTTTATGAACTCTATCCTGATTTTGAGTATCTGTTATTTGACGAAATACAAAATGTAGGTGGCTGGGAACTCTTTGTTAGTAGATTAAGGGATAAATACAAAATAATTATCACTGGTTCAAACGCAAATCTATTAAGTAAAGAAATGGCAACCCATTTGACAGGAAGATATAGTGATTTTGTCCTCTTTCCGATGAGTTTTAGAGAATACCTTGATTACAATAATGTTGGGATAATATCATCATATTCTACCACTGAGAGAAGTAAGATTACTTCATTCTTTGACAGATATGTTAAGGAAAGTAGTATTTTTGATTATTATAAATTCGGTAAGGAGTTTTTAAGAAATTTATGGGCTTCTGTAATTGTCAAGGATATCACTATTCGTTACAAGATAAAGTATCCTTCAGTGTTGGAGAAACTATCTGTTATGCTGATAAATTATTTTACATCTAAAATTTCTATTAGTAATCTAACCAGAAATCTAAAAGTAAAAAGTCCAAATACAGTGGCTGAATATATAAGGTATCTGGAAAACAGTTTTCTCGTTTTTACCTTAAATAAATTTTCATATAAAATCAAGGAACAGTTATTAACATTTAAAAAGATATATATTATGGACAATGGTTTTATTAATGCTATGATTTTTAATTTCAGTGAAAACAGAGGAAAACTCCTGGAAAACATTGTGGCTATTGAATTGAAGCGTAGAAGCATAAGAGACGATTTTGAAATATTTTACTGGGATAATTACTATGTAGAATGTGATTTTATAATAAAAAAGGGAAAACAAGTTATTTCTGCATATCAGGTATGTTCTGAACTAAATATCAATAATAAGGAAAGAGAGATTAGCGGATTAACTGCGGCAATGAAAGAATTTGGTTTAAAAAACGGCACGATTCTTACTGAATCAACGGAAGATGAAATATCAATAAACAGTTCTAAAATACAGGTAACACCAGTATGGAAATGGCTTTTGTCTGAATTTTCGATGGTGTCTGAAAATAACTCTAATAGTGAAATCTATGCAGATTTGGTGTCCAAAAGGGATTTCCTCCAAAAGAGCAAAATGCAAAACTCGTTTATAGTTTAG
- a CDS encoding tetratricopeptide repeat protein, which produces MNLSNFLKIGSEYCDKVIIWIVFLMILIIPLIFDPHITSFDLAKVTAMRILTLVIIGLWLLKLTFFAQEYQFIKTPLDLPILAFLIISIAATITGIHPLMSLVGEYKRYDGLISTINYIFIYYIAVNFLRQRKYLKRTVAVISFAGVLVAGCGILQSYGIDLTRWESGIISTMGNPNFLGGYLAMVFFPPLTLFFLVSSKKKSQVMKIIFLGISLVSLLLIYKCFSLLAHRGGALGLGAGILLFGILLAKQFLKNKMRTIVILGVMCLATILFFVKEQSGLVQKFASTIAVEKEEGKAIPTLKFTSTAETRFYIWKTGLEIIKKYPLLGVGPDALRMASTQYEKIEFIRTEGGRNCLIDKAHMEVLDMAITRGLLGLAAYFWIIILLFVVVYKTYSSIKEENRILLVGVLSAVLSYLVQNEVGFGIIATSSLFWLLLGMAIPIAIPKPQFTKPFKLHILPRIIICLPLLILIYYFISLSLRPYIADIYYKNGLAMISQGNIDQAIASYDRALGYNPLEEFYYGEVLNAYDMKFKQTQDIGWLDRLMAKGEEAVRCNPLHAYYYNLLSAVYGEKYVRGDPTYAEKSIEASKKALKCKPLFADPYNNIAAIYVRQERYDEAIKEMEQASQLFPDDPNYLRILGELYHVKGQTNKAIDLLKKAIEYNPQNPDPYAKLGKIYFDQKRYKEAETHFKKAISLDAKNIFARNNLGTIYINQQRFGEAKDEFESVLKVDLQNNYAREMLAIIRGQ; this is translated from the coding sequence ATGAATCTCTCAAATTTCTTAAAGATAGGGAGCGAATATTGTGATAAAGTGATAATCTGGATTGTGTTTTTAATGATTTTAATCATTCCACTTATCTTTGACCCACACATAACCAGTTTTGATTTAGCCAAAGTAACCGCCATGCGGATATTAACCCTTGTTATTATTGGACTTTGGTTATTAAAACTCACCTTTTTCGCTCAAGAATATCAATTCATAAAAACACCTCTTGACTTACCAATTCTTGCCTTTTTAATTATAAGCATCGCCGCCACCATAACCGGTATTCATCCATTAATGAGTTTGGTTGGCGAATATAAAAGATACGATGGATTAATTAGCACCATTAATTACATATTTATCTACTATATTGCGGTTAATTTTTTAAGACAACGCAAATATCTTAAAAGAACTGTTGCGGTTATTAGTTTTGCTGGGGTTTTAGTGGCTGGTTGCGGGATATTGCAATCTTATGGAATTGATTTAACCAGATGGGAGTCAGGGATAATCTCGACAATGGGCAATCCTAATTTCTTAGGGGGTTATTTAGCTATGGTCTTTTTTCCCCCTTTAACTTTATTCTTCCTTGTATCTTCAAAAAAGAAAAGTCAAGTAATGAAAATCATCTTTTTAGGGATTTCTTTAGTCAGTCTCCTCTTAATTTATAAATGTTTTTCTTTACTTGCACATCGAGGAGGAGCACTGGGACTTGGTGCCGGCATTCTTTTGTTTGGAATACTATTGGCAAAACAATTTCTTAAAAATAAGATGAGGACGATAGTGATTTTAGGTGTGATGTGTCTGGCAACAATCTTATTTTTTGTCAAAGAGCAGTCAGGTTTAGTTCAAAAATTTGCCTCAACTATTGCCGTAGAAAAAGAAGAAGGGAAGGCAATCCCAACTCTAAAATTTACCTCAACGGCTGAAACAAGATTCTATATCTGGAAGACAGGATTGGAGATTATAAAAAAATATCCTTTGTTAGGAGTAGGTCCGGATGCTTTAAGGATGGCCTCGACTCAATATGAGAAGATTGAATTTATTCGCACCGAAGGAGGAAGGAATTGCCTGATTGATAAGGCTCATATGGAAGTGTTAGATATGGCTATAACTCGTGGGTTATTAGGTTTAGCCGCTTACTTCTGGATTATAATTTTACTATTTGTAGTCGTATATAAAACCTATTCCTCAATTAAAGAAGAAAACAGGATTTTATTAGTCGGGGTCTTATCGGCTGTGCTTTCTTATCTTGTTCAGAATGAGGTTGGTTTTGGAATTATCGCGACTTCTTCCTTATTCTGGTTATTATTAGGGATGGCAATACCAATAGCCATACCCAAACCTCAATTCACAAAGCCCTTTAAACTGCACATTCTTCCCCGTATTATCATTTGTCTCCCTTTATTGATATTAATTTATTATTTCATCTCATTATCGTTACGACCATATATTGCTGATATTTATTATAAAAATGGCCTGGCGATGATTTCACAGGGTAATATTGACCAGGCGATTGCCAGTTATGACCGTGCATTAGGATATAATCCGTTGGAAGAATTTTATTATGGTGAGGTTTTAAATGCCTATGATATGAAATTTAAACAAACTCAAGATATAGGCTGGTTAGATAGACTTATGGCTAAAGGGGAAGAGGCAGTCAGATGTAATCCTCTTCACGCATATTATTACAATCTTTTAAGTGCGGTTTATGGAGAGAAATATGTTCGGGGAGACCCAACATACGCCGAGAAATCAATTGAGGCTTCTAAAAAGGCACTTAAATGTAAACCTCTATTTGCTGACCCATACAATAATATCGCCGCAATTTATGTTCGTCAGGAAAGATATGATGAAGCGATAAAAGAAATGGAGCAAGCCTCCCAACTTTTCCCCGATGACCCGAATTATCTCCGAATTTTAGGTGAACTATACCATGTGAAAGGTCAGACAAATAAGGCAATAGACTTATTGAAAAAGGCGATTGAATATAATCCGCAAAATCCAGACCCTTATGCCAAACTGGGCAAGATTTACTTTGACCAAAAAAGATATAAAGAGGCAGAAACTCATTTTAAAAAGGCAATCTCGTTAGATGCAAAAAATATCTTTGCCCGTAATAACTTAGGCACTATCTATATCAATCAACAAAGGTTTGGAGAAGCCAAAGACGAATTTGAATCTGTTTTAAAGGTTGATTTACAAAATAACTATGCCAGAGAAATGCTGGCAATAATCAGAGGACAGTAA
- a CDS encoding nucleotidyltransferase domain-containing protein has translation MGITKEQIEKTIAIAKKYGAKKLILFGSVLEESGQARDIDLACDGIDGWKLFEFGGILEQELHLSVDIIPLKPGTRFTRYIETKGRSLL, from the coding sequence ATGGGAATCACGAAAGAACAAATTGAGAAAACTATAGCCATAGCAAAAAAATATGGTGCTAAAAAATTGATTCTTTTTGGAAGTGTTCTGGAAGAATCTGGACAGGCAAGAGATATTGATCTGGCATGTGATGGAATTGACGGCTGGAAATTATTTGAGTTTGGAGGTATTCTCGAACAGGAATTGCATCTATCAGTTGATATTATTCCTTTGAAGCCAGGAACACGATTTACCCGATACATTGAAACTAAAGGGAGGAGTCTATTGTGA
- a CDS encoding isoprenyl transferase, whose protein sequence is MSIPKDEFQLLSLIDKDKLPGHIAIIMDGNGRWAKGKKLPRVAGHRAGMKTVKRIVKLCGELGIKVLTLYAFSTENWTRPQKEVNTLMNLLREYLRKETGELNRDNVKLNFIGRIEQLSDLIIKDLKWATEKTAHNTGLILNIALNYSGRADIIDAIKKLTADIENKKCSSEDINEPLFEKYLSTANLPEPDLLIRTSGEMRISNFLLWQIAYTEIYITPAYWPDFSRKHFLSAIVDYQKRERRFGGILEMKK, encoded by the coding sequence ATGTCCATCCCCAAAGATGAATTTCAGTTATTGTCTCTCATAGATAAAGATAAATTACCAGGACATATTGCGATTATTATGGATGGAAATGGAAGATGGGCAAAAGGGAAAAAATTGCCGCGAGTTGCTGGCCACCGTGCGGGAATGAAAACGGTTAAAAGGATTGTTAAGTTATGCGGTGAATTAGGAATTAAGGTTTTGACTCTTTATGCTTTTTCGACAGAAAATTGGACCAGACCTCAAAAAGAGGTTAATACCTTAATGAATCTTTTGCGAGAATATTTACGCAAAGAGACTGGTGAATTAAACCGAGATAATGTTAAATTGAATTTCATTGGGAGAATCGAGCAGTTATCAGACTTGATAATTAAAGATTTAAAATGGGCAACGGAGAAAACGGCTCATAACACCGGTTTAATATTAAATATTGCCCTGAATTATAGTGGTCGGGCAGATATTATTGATGCTATTAAAAAATTAACTGCAGATATTGAAAACAAAAAATGCAGTTCAGAAGACATCAATGAACCATTGTTTGAAAAATATCTCTCTACAGCAAATTTACCAGAACCAGATTTACTTATTCGAACAAGTGGCGAGATGAGAATTAGCAACTTTTTATTGTGGCAAATTGCATATACCGAAATTTATATTACCCCTGCTTACTGGCCTGATTTTTCAAGAAAACATTTTCTGTCTGCCATTGTCGATTACCAAAAAAGAGAAAGAAGATTTGGTGGGATATTGGAGATGAAAAAGTGA
- a CDS encoding O-antigen ligase family protein: protein MKQISRIVLYCDRIIVGCLMLMVFGIPLYFGLNVNSLDLQKIAFMWTLSLIIAITWITKIVWTREFNFVRTPLDIPILAFLLVSILATIFSIHPIISLIGFYGHHEGLLITITYIFLFYGVVNFINKELMPWMMDVIILSGVLVAGYGIIQHYGLDPVKWELFMGGRVSSSLGNPIGFGNHIVMVLGIAVCLFLSKEIITRRKTKQIPSSKKKKKMILKPAQQHKPIVEIPWWIYGICIGIILYGFVFSGSRAPFLGMLGGIGLIGILLAKRIVIRRKQLGIFGLMFVGYLVFSNINPEIAIIGRFTSMLKPPVPKVASPFEVGTFTATSIAYRTPRIYLWQGALNIVREHPVLGVGLDTIGLVHSRYKPIESAMAEGAYATAASAHNELLDVWVSRGTIGLIIYLWMLIAFLVISLKNYWSYEGVEKFFITGLLASWFSYLIQNQFSPTGISSSYLFWTIMALGMVFSGKQKSFVLSPLIKEFRWLIVLTTLGIGIGLWILLVVRPCIADFNYEQGTLLQTMPQYEKETQYRFERALKYNPYETQYHREVCSIYLNRAQTTGDETWIKKTIEQSKKLVKFNPEDGVGNSILGAGYYLEGKELNEAVKYFKRAIEIDPYNPDPHNTLALGYQRLGKYDEAIKEFKQAFWLKPDYSMSIENLMRLYANIGKGDIRSDIKEVLTRESGGRTSRMRERLVEFYLKENNLDEAAKECIIILHLMPENVNICRILGNIYIQQGKIDEAKKAFNHLLKIKPDDIYAREFLAKMDKQIGLHEIIK, encoded by the coding sequence ATGAAGCAAATCTCAAGAATTGTTCTCTATTGTGATAGAATTATTGTTGGTTGTCTAATGCTCATGGTATTTGGGATACCGCTGTATTTTGGGTTAAATGTTAATAGCCTTGATTTACAAAAAATAGCCTTTATGTGGACACTCTCGTTAATTATAGCCATTACCTGGATAACCAAAATTGTCTGGACAAGAGAATTTAACTTTGTCAGAACTCCACTTGATATTCCAATACTTGCCTTTTTGTTAGTAAGTATCCTGGCGACTATTTTCTCTATTCATCCCATCATTAGCCTGATTGGTTTTTATGGTCATCATGAAGGATTACTCATAACCATTACCTACATCTTTTTATTCTATGGCGTGGTTAATTTTATAAATAAAGAATTAATGCCCTGGATGATGGATGTTATTATTCTTAGTGGGGTATTGGTGGCAGGTTATGGTATTATTCAACATTATGGTCTTGACCCGGTAAAATGGGAATTATTTATGGGCGGTCGAGTCTCATCAAGTCTGGGCAATCCAATTGGTTTTGGGAATCATATCGTTATGGTTTTAGGAATAGCGGTATGTTTATTTCTCTCCAAAGAGATTATTACCAGGCGAAAAACTAAGCAAATTCCATCATCAAAGAAAAAGAAAAAAATGATTTTAAAACCTGCCCAACAACACAAGCCCATCGTAGAAATACCCTGGTGGATATATGGAATATGTATTGGTATAATTTTGTATGGGTTTGTTTTTTCTGGTAGTCGGGCGCCTTTTCTTGGTATGCTGGGTGGAATTGGACTAATAGGAATTTTATTAGCTAAGAGAATAGTTATCCGGAGAAAACAACTTGGAATATTTGGACTGATGTTTGTTGGTTATTTAGTGTTTTCCAATATAAATCCAGAGATTGCCATAATTGGTAGGTTCACAAGTATGCTTAAACCTCCGGTGCCAAAGGTTGCTTCACCTTTTGAAGTTGGCACTTTCACCGCAACCTCTATCGCTTATCGAACCCCTCGAATCTACCTCTGGCAAGGGGCATTAAACATCGTTCGTGAGCATCCTGTTTTAGGTGTGGGATTAGATACCATCGGACTTGTTCATTCCCGGTATAAACCCATAGAATCTGCAATGGCAGAAGGGGCTTATGCCACCGCAGCCAGTGCCCATAATGAACTATTAGATGTGTGGGTTTCCAGAGGAACAATTGGATTAATCATCTACCTCTGGATGCTGATTGCTTTCCTGGTTATTTCTTTAAAAAACTATTGGTCTTATGAGGGGGTAGAAAAATTCTTTATTACGGGATTATTAGCCAGCTGGTTTTCTTATCTTATCCAAAATCAATTTAGCCCAACAGGTATCTCATCTTCTTATCTTTTCTGGACAATTATGGCTTTAGGTATGGTATTTAGTGGAAAGCAGAAGTCGTTCGTCTTATCTCCGCTAATCAAAGAATTTCGATGGCTTATTGTTTTGACCACATTGGGAATAGGAATTGGGTTGTGGATTTTATTAGTCGTCCGACCCTGTATTGCTGATTTTAATTATGAACAAGGAACTTTACTTCAAACTATGCCTCAATATGAGAAAGAAACTCAATACCGGTTTGAGCGGGCACTAAAATATAACCCTTATGAAACACAGTACCATCGGGAGGTGTGTTCTATTTACCTTAATCGGGCACAAACTACAGGGGATGAGACCTGGATTAAAAAGACTATTGAGCAATCTAAAAAGTTAGTCAAATTTAATCCTGAGGATGGTGTGGGGAATTCTATTTTAGGGGCAGGATATTATCTGGAAGGCAAGGAATTAAATGAGGCGGTGAAGTATTTCAAAAGGGCAATAGAGATAGACCCCTATAACCCTGACCCACATAATACCCTTGCTTTAGGCTATCAAAGACTCGGAAAATATGATGAGGCAATTAAAGAATTTAAACAAGCATTCTGGTTAAAGCCTGATTATTCTATGTCTATTGAGAACTTGATGCGTCTCTATGCCAATATTGGTAAAGGTGATATTAGATCTGATATTAAGGAGGTATTAACCAGAGAATCTGGAGGGCGAACTAGCAGGATGAGAGAACGATTAGTTGAATTTTATCTTAAAGAGAATAATCTGGATGAGGCGGCTAAAGAATGTATCATAATTCTTCACCTTATGCCAGAAAATGTAAATATCTGTAGAATTTTAGGTAATATTTATATCCAGCAAGGAAAGATTGATGAGGCAAAAAAGGCATTTAATCATTTATTAAAGATTAAGCCAGATGATATTTATGCCAGGGAATTTTTGGCAAAGATGGATAAACAAATAGGGCTTCACGAAATTATAAAGTAA
- a CDS encoding CDP-archaeol synthase, with protein sequence MSSTFKRIITSVIFVPILIYCIFSKNTLFLLLIICLVIFLGLMEFYSLSSKVQIKPFKIIGVIISLLFALVAHFIPSQFYLLTSILISPLLIGYLLTFFIKRYFLEIGVTLAGVLYISYLLNHILLLKHLQNGSFYIVLLFLITWLTDTFAFGIGLKFGKHKLIPQISPKKSVEGTVAGLIGGILTSIIVSLITGYISIIQAIIIGLLLSFCGQVGDLLESKIKRLTGVKDSATWIPGHGGVLDVFDSVIFNAPIIYYYFLFFPLT encoded by the coding sequence GTGAGTTCTACATTTAAAAGAATAATTACTTCAGTTATATTTGTTCCGATATTAATTTATTGTATCTTCTCAAAAAATACCCTTTTCTTATTATTAATAATCTGCCTCGTCATATTTTTAGGACTAATGGAATTTTATTCCTTATCCTCAAAAGTCCAGATAAAACCATTTAAAATTATTGGTGTAATCATTAGCCTTCTTTTTGCCTTAGTTGCCCATTTTATCCCATCACAATTTTATTTACTAACCTCTATTTTAATCTCCCCATTATTAATCGGTTATCTATTAACCTTTTTTATCAAAAGGTATTTTTTAGAAATCGGGGTAACATTAGCCGGTGTGCTCTATATTAGTTATTTACTCAATCATATTCTTTTATTAAAACACTTGCAAAATGGTAGTTTCTACATCGTGTTATTATTCTTAATCACCTGGTTAACCGATACTTTTGCCTTTGGCATCGGATTGAAGTTTGGCAAACACAAATTAATCCCACAGATTAGCCCCAAAAAATCCGTAGAAGGAACTGTGGCTGGATTAATAGGTGGAATTTTGACTTCTATCATTGTTAGTTTAATCACAGGATATATCTCAATAATTCAGGCAATAATTATTGGATTGTTATTAAGCTTTTGCGGGCAAGTAGGAGATTTGTTAGAATCTAAGATAAAACGGTTGACCGGGGTTAAAGACTCAGCAACCTGGATACCCGGGCATGGTGGGGTATTAGATGTTTTTGATAGTGTGATTTTTAACGCACCAATAATTTATTATTATTTCCTTTTTTTTCCTTTAACGTAA
- a CDS encoding aspartate-semialdehyde dehydrogenase: MNGYKVAVVGATGAVGTEMIKVLEQRDFPVAELKLFASSRSVGKKLEFKNQPIPVFELTQDSFKGIEIALFSAGASRSKDFAPYAVKSGAVVIDNSSAFRMDKDVPLVVPEVNPQDIAWHKGIIANPNCSTIQMVVVLKPLHDLAKIKRIVVATYQSVGGTGAKAMQELLLQTKAYVSGDELPIDVYPHQILFNVIPEIGKFLDTGYTEEEMKMVNETRKIMGDERIRVTATTARVPVFISHSEAVNVEFEKEITPEQAREVLRHSPGVEVIDNPANHEYPLVINAAHKDPVYVGRIRKDTSVEHGLDLWIVADNIRKGAALNAVQIAEELIKEGTKI, encoded by the coding sequence ATGAACGGATATAAAGTTGCGGTTGTGGGTGCGACGGGCGCCGTGGGGACAGAAATGATAAAGGTTCTTGAGCAAAGAGATTTTCCGGTTGCAGAGTTAAAATTATTTGCATCATCACGCTCGGTAGGGAAAAAATTAGAGTTTAAAAATCAACCAATACCGGTTTTTGAACTGACTCAGGATTCATTTAAGGGGATTGAGATTGCCTTGTTTTCTGCAGGTGCCTCACGAAGTAAGGATTTTGCACCTTATGCGGTCAAATCAGGTGCAGTCGTCATCGACAATAGTAGTGCCTTTCGGATGGATAAGGATGTCCCATTGGTTGTGCCAGAGGTCAATCCTCAAGATATTGCCTGGCATAAAGGTATTATCGCTAATCCTAATTGCTCGACTATTCAGATGGTGGTGGTCTTAAAACCACTTCACGACCTGGCTAAAATTAAACGAATAGTAGTTGCTACCTATCAATCTGTAGGAGGGACTGGTGCTAAGGCTATGCAAGAGTTACTATTACAAACAAAGGCGTATGTATCAGGAGATGAATTACCGATAGATGTCTATCCACATCAAATCTTGTTTAATGTTATCCCTGAAATAGGCAAATTTTTGGATACGGGATATACGGAAGAGGAGATGAAAATGGTAAATGAAACAAGAAAGATTATGGGCGATGAGAGGATTAGAGTTACGGCTACGACGGCCAGAGTTCCGGTATTTATCTCGCATTCAGAGGCAGTAAATGTAGAGTTTGAAAAAGAGATAACCCCTGAGCAGGCAAGAGAAGTATTACGACACTCCCCAGGCGTTGAAGTCATAGACAACCCTGCCAATCATGAATATCCATTAGTCATCAATGCCGCACATAAAGACCCGGTCTATGTTGGTCGGATAAGAAAAGATACCTCTGTTGAACACGGATTAGACTTATGGATAGTTGCTGATAACATCCGCAAAGGTGCGGCACTAAATGCCGTCCAGATTGCGGAGGAGTTGATTAAGGAGGGAACTAAAATATGA